One Defluviitoga tunisiensis genomic window carries:
- a CDS encoding gluconeogenesis factor YvcK family protein, with product MKNIVTIGGGTGLSQILRGLKWYKDIDVTSIVTVTDDGGSSGAIRNDFEIPPPGDIRNNILALAEKESLLTKLLDYRFNEGFLKNHNLGNIILLALTRMNNNNFPLAIKTLSEALKIKGRVYPSSLDLIRLAAEFEDGEISFGETCIVSKNKRIKRIWLDGNAEAFEESVLAIKNADLIVLGPGSLYTSIIPNILVDGIRNAINTNHNKKVYVANIMTQPGETTGYTLKDHVNEIENYLGQRLDYIIANSSNLPIQVIDRYKEMGATQVLIDIDGDQRLIKSDLVYIINQERPIVRHDPKKISELIVKCIN from the coding sequence ATGAAAAACATTGTTACAATTGGTGGAGGAACGGGGCTTAGTCAAATTTTAAGAGGTTTAAAATGGTATAAAGATATCGATGTAACTTCTATAGTAACTGTAACTGATGATGGAGGTAGTTCTGGTGCAATTAGAAACGACTTTGAAATACCTCCACCTGGTGATATTAGAAATAATATTTTGGCATTGGCAGAAAAAGAATCTTTGTTGACTAAATTACTTGATTATAGATTTAATGAAGGATTCTTAAAAAATCATAATCTTGGTAACATAATTTTGTTAGCATTAACTCGAATGAATAATAACAATTTTCCTCTTGCTATAAAAACTTTGTCAGAAGCACTAAAAATTAAAGGAAGAGTGTACCCTTCTTCTTTAGATTTGATAAGGTTAGCCGCAGAATTTGAAGATGGAGAAATTTCATTTGGAGAAACTTGCATAGTGTCCAAAAATAAAAGAATAAAACGAATATGGCTTGATGGAAATGCTGAAGCATTTGAAGAAAGTGTCTTAGCTATAAAAAACGCTGATTTGATAGTTTTGGGTCCGGGAAGTCTATATACTAGTATCATTCCAAATATATTGGTTGATGGTATTAGAAATGCCATCAATACAAATCATAATAAAAAGGTTTACGTAGCAAATATTATGACTCAACCAGGAGAAACTACTGGTTACACCTTAAAGGATCATGTTAATGAAATAGAAAATTATCTTGGGCAAAGATTGGATTATATAATTGCGAATAGTTCTAATTTACCCATACAAGTTATAGATAGATACAAGGAAATGGGTGCAACCCAAGTTTTAATAGATATTGATGGTGATCAAAGGCTGATCAAATCTGATTTGGTATATATAATAAATCAAGAAAGACCTATTGTTAGGCACGATCCAAAAAAAATTTCTGAGTTGATTGTAAAATGTATAAATTGA
- the greA gene encoding transcription elongation factor GreA translates to MAEEVYKLTREGYEKLKKERDELKKKLMGEIAERIKEARELGDLSENSEYEEAKNEQGKIDSRIKEIEYILDHAEVIENNGNSDNSKVDLGKRVKIKDYRLNQDQEFILVTAQEANLSEKKISVDSPIGRAILGRKKGDIIKIKTAKGDYKKIEIKDIF, encoded by the coding sequence GTGGCCGAAGAAGTGTACAAACTTACCCGCGAAGGGTATGAGAAACTCAAGAAAGAAAGAGATGAGTTAAAAAAGAAGCTAATGGGAGAAATTGCTGAAAGAATAAAAGAAGCAAGAGAACTTGGAGATTTGTCAGAAAATAGTGAATATGAAGAAGCTAAAAATGAACAAGGAAAAATAGACTCAAGAATAAAAGAGATAGAGTATATTCTAGATCATGCTGAAGTAATTGAAAACAATGGAAATTCAGATAATTCAAAAGTTGATTTAGGAAAACGTGTCAAAATCAAAGATTATCGTTTAAATCAAGATCAAGAATTTATCTTAGTTACTGCTCAAGAAGCTAACCTTTCAGAAAAGAAAATTAGTGTCGATTCACCTATAGGAAGAGCAATTTTAGGTCGTAAAAAAGGAGACATCATAAAAATTAAAACCGCGAAAGGTGACTATAAAAAGATTGAAATAAAAGACATTTTTTAA
- the whiA gene encoding DNA-binding protein WhiA — protein sequence MYKLSSFSEKVKLSLVNSKILFPEAEFFGFFVGRGESFEYHNEKLIKIKATSMNSLKRLYKITKIFYPEKIEYKSYNDKRLDLGSTGIVYLNKELIEKSLKDFCFSFEKDKFPPFLKKDPLIFGSFLKGLFLSCGSISVKNSYHMEFNLQKINKSFLNDIAKTFRDLVGVKANLLIKDEKAKIYIKAREDILNILELLGAKEAVSELYKLIGVRNIRGNVTRTVNLISANAEKTVKSSLKQINDILTIDKTIGLESLPDDLKQVAFYRLNNREASLSTIAEALGIKKSTLYHKFNKISKIANSLDSAGEND from the coding sequence ATGTATAAATTGAGTTCATTTTCCGAAAAAGTTAAACTTTCTTTAGTTAACTCCAAAATTCTATTTCCAGAAGCGGAGTTTTTTGGTTTTTTTGTAGGTAGAGGAGAAAGTTTCGAATATCATAACGAAAAGTTAATAAAGATAAAAGCTACGTCAATGAATAGTTTAAAAAGATTGTATAAAATTACAAAGATTTTTTATCCTGAAAAAATTGAATACAAATCCTATAACGATAAAAGATTAGACTTAGGAAGCACAGGAATAGTTTATCTAAACAAAGAACTTATAGAAAAAAGCTTAAAAGATTTTTGTTTCTCATTTGAAAAAGATAAATTTCCACCCTTTTTGAAAAAAGATCCTCTTATTTTTGGTTCTTTTTTGAAGGGGTTGTTTCTTTCTTGTGGTTCAATTTCCGTAAAAAACTCATACCATATGGAATTCAACTTACAAAAAATCAATAAAAGCTTTCTTAACGATATAGCTAAAACTTTTAGAGACCTTGTTGGGGTAAAAGCTAATCTTTTGATTAAAGATGAAAAGGCAAAAATATATATCAAAGCAAGAGAAGATATTTTAAATATATTGGAATTACTAGGAGCTAAAGAGGCAGTTTCTGAATTATACAAGCTAATAGGTGTAAGAAACATAAGAGGCAACGTTACTAGAACCGTAAACTTAATCTCAGCTAATGCAGAAAAAACTGTAAAAAGTTCCTTGAAACAGATCAACGATATACTGACAATAGATAAAACAATCGGTCTTGAGAGTTTACCCGACGATCTTAAACAAGTAGCATTTTATCGTTTAAATAACCGTGAAGCTAGCTTAAGTACGATTGCTGAAGCACTTGGAATTAAAAAATCCACACTATATCATAAGTTCAATAAAATTTCTAAGATTGCTAATTCTTTAGATAGCGCTGGGGAAAATGATTGA
- the rpmB gene encoding 50S ribosomal protein L28, producing the protein MARKCEICGKEPKSGNTVAKSKVITKRTWAPNLQKIRIITSDGSVKRKYVCTRCLKSGKVQKAV; encoded by the coding sequence GTGGCAAGAAAATGTGAAATATGTGGAAAAGAGCCTAAATCAGGAAATACCGTTGCTAAATCAAAAGTTATTACAAAAAGAACATGGGCACCAAATTTGCAAAAGATAAGAATTATCACTTCAGATGGTTCTGTCAAAAGAAAATACGTATGTACAAGATGCTTAAAATCAGGAAAAGTGCAAAAAGCTGTATAA
- a CDS encoding diguanylate cyclase, whose product MDEDTRLSKGERDFLLSELEKNNNCFYKDEIRGFDKSSILLLDELNELIFIINNEGKIVFVNNIVTSYGYSKEELDKKFVFEFFQDKTKNLLEYFFNKKNINKLWIFKDQFLAKNGDKIPFEFKLKNFFQNEILYFILIGRDLSEYVQYQKEIENLKRDRTIAEKAIQKSGIGIWQWDILTGKIVYDEMYKILLGYQVDPFKGSFEKIMEHIHEEDQEKIIYNIKEHFFERSETFSSFYRIKDVKEDYKYFFSRGVVIERDRLGLPNFMIGIYTLVKECEEKFKEIAEGKNYLQKIIDNMDQGLVVIDSNYKFKLANTFFYTSLNMPENIDSIKNIVDKDHMSLFEEKINELKNKKEGTVSFECKLINKNNEYVYAFVTGLSYDGEAEEIILIITDITQRKKFEELLRKYATIDDLTDAYNRRAGFLALEKSLEIAKLKKEPLSVIFIDVDNLKTINDNFGHDAGDFVLRKIADIIRNSIRDSDILIRVGGDEFVLGLPSARKQDAEKIVNRIKEALNNIKIDEDMRIDLSYGICEYNDFEKDLDIEDLIKAADNKMYEMKKSKDKST is encoded by the coding sequence ATGGATGAAGATACTAGGCTTTCAAAGGGCGAAAGGGATTTTCTTTTATCTGAACTAGAAAAAAATAACAATTGCTTTTATAAAGATGAGATTAGAGGGTTTGATAAAAGTTCAATTTTACTTTTAGATGAATTAAATGAGTTGATATTTATTATTAATAACGAAGGAAAGATAGTGTTTGTTAATAATATAGTGACAAGTTATGGGTACTCAAAGGAGGAATTAGACAAAAAATTTGTTTTTGAGTTTTTCCAAGATAAAACCAAGAACTTATTAGAATACTTTTTTAACAAAAAAAATATAAATAAGCTTTGGATTTTTAAAGATCAGTTTTTGGCGAAAAATGGAGATAAAATTCCTTTTGAATTTAAGTTAAAAAATTTTTTTCAAAATGAAATTCTTTATTTTATTTTGATAGGTAGGGATTTGAGCGAGTATGTTCAATATCAAAAAGAGATAGAAAATTTAAAAAGAGATCGAACAATTGCTGAAAAAGCAATTCAAAAATCGGGGATTGGTATTTGGCAATGGGATATTTTAACAGGTAAGATAGTTTATGACGAGATGTATAAAATTCTATTAGGATATCAAGTAGATCCATTTAAAGGAAGTTTTGAAAAGATTATGGAACATATTCATGAAGAAGACCAAGAAAAAATAATTTATAATATTAAAGAACATTTTTTTGAAAGATCAGAGACATTCTCATCGTTTTATAGGATAAAAGATGTAAAAGAAGATTATAAATATTTCTTTTCTAGAGGGGTTGTTATTGAAAGAGATAGATTAGGGCTTCCCAACTTTATGATAGGTATATATACTTTAGTAAAAGAATGTGAAGAAAAGTTTAAAGAGATCGCAGAAGGCAAAAATTATTTGCAGAAAATTATAGATAACATGGATCAAGGTCTAGTCGTTATTGATAGTAATTATAAATTCAAATTAGCTAATACATTTTTTTATACTTCTTTAAATATGCCAGAAAATATTGATTCTATTAAAAATATTGTTGATAAAGATCATATGTCTTTATTTGAAGAAAAGATAAATGAATTAAAGAATAAAAAGGAAGGAACAGTTTCTTTTGAATGTAAACTAATAAATAAAAACAATGAATATGTCTATGCCTTCGTTACTGGGTTATCATATGATGGAGAGGCAGAAGAGATAATTCTAATAATAACCGATATAACTCAAAGGAAAAAGTTTGAAGAACTCCTTAGAAAATATGCGACTATAGATGATTTAACTGATGCATATAATAGAAGAGCAGGGTTTTTAGCTTTAGAAAAATCATTAGAAATTGCTAAATTAAAAAAAGAACCCTTGAGTGTAATTTTTATAGATGTTGATAATTTAAAAACGATTAATGATAATTTTGGTCATGATGCAGGGGATTTTGTTTTGAGAAAAATTGCCGATATAATTAGAAATTCTATTAGAGATAGTGATATTTTAATAAGGGTTGGTGGAGATGAGTTCGTATTAGGGTTACCAAGTGCAAGAAAGCAAGATGCCGAAAAGATCGTAAATAGGATCAAAGAAGCTCTTAATAATATAAAAATTGATGAAGATATGAGGATAGATTTAAGCTATGGTATATGTGAATACAATGATTTTGAAAAAGACTTAGATATAGAAGATCTTATAAAAGCAGCAGATAATAAGATGTATGAGATGAAGAAAAGCAAAGATAAAAGCACGTAA
- the lysS gene encoding lysine--tRNA ligase, whose product MDLRKQRLNQITELREKGFEPYKYKFTKDYNSQQIKELFESRIKPEQLLENEIFNYAGRIMTIRKHGKSAFADLKDDFGRIQAYIRLDQVGEKSYDFFKKYIDTGDWIGIKCYPFKTKTGELTLLALELELLSKAVRPLPEKWHGLKDKEIRYRQRYVDMIANDDVIDTFRTRFLIIKYIRDFLNERGFLEVETPVLQTVMGGANARPFITHLNVYDIDMYLRIATELHLKRMVVGGMEKIYEIGKIFRNEGVSNKHNPEFTTIELYQAYADYNDIMNLTEELLCHVTNKIHGTSKIIYQGQELDFKPPFKRVKMCDFIKDNLGIDILESTDEELKNFLKEKGQAVEIEDRYHYIDKIWDLVEDKLIQPTFVIDYPIEISPLAKRKRDDPRLTERFELIINGKEIANAFSELNDPQDQFERFKNQMKLKELGDEEAQMMDLDFIRALEYGLPPTGGLGIGIDRFCMLLTDTPTIRDIIPFPIVKPMSFEDEEAMLEEDINEEQ is encoded by the coding sequence ATGGACTTAAGAAAACAAAGATTAAACCAAATAACAGAACTAAGAGAAAAGGGGTTTGAACCATATAAATATAAATTTACCAAAGATTACAATTCTCAACAGATAAAAGAATTATTTGAAAGTAGGATTAAACCCGAACAACTTTTAGAAAATGAAATCTTTAATTATGCCGGGAGAATAATGACTATAAGAAAACATGGTAAATCTGCTTTTGCTGATCTAAAAGATGACTTTGGGCGAATACAGGCATACATTAGATTAGATCAAGTTGGTGAAAAAAGTTACGATTTTTTCAAAAAATATATTGATACCGGTGATTGGATAGGCATTAAATGTTACCCTTTCAAAACAAAGACTGGAGAATTAACACTATTAGCATTAGAATTAGAACTATTATCAAAAGCTGTAAGACCTCTTCCTGAAAAATGGCATGGCTTAAAGGACAAAGAAATTAGATACAGACAACGATATGTTGATATGATTGCTAATGACGATGTAATAGATACATTCAGAACCCGATTCTTAATTATAAAGTACATAAGAGATTTTTTAAATGAAAGAGGATTCTTAGAAGTAGAAACACCCGTCCTTCAGACAGTAATGGGTGGAGCTAATGCAAGACCATTCATCACACATTTAAATGTTTATGACATAGATATGTATTTAAGAATAGCTACTGAACTACACTTGAAACGAATGGTTGTTGGAGGAATGGAAAAAATTTATGAAATTGGTAAAATTTTCAGAAATGAGGGAGTTTCCAACAAACATAATCCAGAGTTTACTACTATAGAACTTTATCAAGCTTATGCAGATTATAACGATATAATGAATCTAACAGAGGAATTACTATGTCATGTTACAAATAAAATCCATGGAACATCAAAGATAATCTATCAAGGACAAGAGTTAGACTTTAAACCTCCGTTCAAAAGAGTTAAAATGTGTGATTTTATCAAAGATAATCTTGGCATCGATATACTTGAATCCACTGATGAAGAGCTAAAAAACTTTTTGAAAGAAAAAGGCCAAGCTGTAGAAATAGAAGATAGATACCACTATATTGATAAAATATGGGATTTAGTCGAAGACAAATTGATACAACCAACATTTGTAATAGATTATCCTATAGAAATCTCACCCTTAGCGAAAAGGAAAAGAGATGATCCTAGACTCACGGAAAGATTTGAGCTAATAATAAATGGTAAAGAGATAGCAAATGCCTTCTCAGAACTTAATGATCCTCAAGATCAATTTGAAAGATTTAAAAATCAGATGAAACTAAAAGAATTGGGTGATGAAGAAGCTCAAATGATGGATCTTGATTTTATAAGAGCTTTAGAATATGGACTTCCCCCTACTGGTGGATTAGGAATAGGTATTGATAGATTTTGCATGCTTTTAACAGATACACCAACAATAAGAGACATTATTCCATTTCCAATTGTAAAGCCAATGTCGTTTGAAGACGAAGAAGCCATGTTAGAAGAAGACATCAATGAAGAACAATAA
- the nrdR gene encoding transcriptional regulator NrdR, giving the protein MRCPFCGFEETKVLDSRPVGKGSSIRRRRECLRCEGRFTTYERYEQNNIRIIKKDGRRELYNRQKLMLGIVKACEKTPVTTEQIEEIVDNIEEQLRKSGKSEISSSEIGDKVMEQLKQIDQVAYVRFASVYREFRDLDGFLNAIKELKDN; this is encoded by the coding sequence GTGAGATGCCCCTTTTGTGGTTTTGAAGAGACAAAGGTTCTTGATTCAAGACCAGTTGGAAAAGGTTCTTCTATAAGAAGAAGAAGAGAATGCCTTCGATGCGAAGGCAGATTTACTACATATGAAAGATATGAACAAAATAACATAAGAATAATCAAAAAAGACGGCAGACGCGAATTATATAACAGACAAAAACTAATGCTAGGTATTGTAAAAGCTTGTGAAAAAACTCCTGTAACAACTGAGCAAATAGAAGAAATCGTTGACAATATTGAAGAACAACTAAGAAAAAGTGGTAAGTCTGAAATTTCTTCGTCTGAAATAGGAGATAAAGTTATGGAACAACTAAAACAAATTGATCAAGTAGCATATGTTAGATTTGCTTCTGTTTATAGAGAATTTCGCGATCTTGATGGATTTTTAAACGCTATTAAAGAATTAAAGGATAACTGA